Proteins co-encoded in one Vibrio fortis genomic window:
- a CDS encoding coiled-coil domain-containing protein gives MRAKKIALVVGMLLGVAGCQSTPADQSGTSQATNKDVQASVEVRSFDSIQTTYTEWETKLEEHSQYALYAPENYKELLGAWADAQEIYADIAKDQTLIADSYSIFSSQTYAQAFDEKIETVQSNYEAILVLKDKADQVLADSIAQMDYLKLLGADTMFKSNYKRLYSEYTELFNYVLVDELEDAQEAQVEFLNNARVLEVKVAHKKYIVPLKEKLELLEDEDFHEVVPLTFAKATSQIELAESKVKATPREKSIIQDAIAAAEFELNHVRSVAHEVKLLASIKDDKFEQAVLNAENQLLNISKAVNEQDYRDVGLRLQSEKIVASIKKLKSSDLTSELTQEIESLTAKLAKLETENQQQAQQLIDTNKQSELLTEQVSKSDAHIKSLEDLVSSLKMQANGASAESTAKPAVEAESEPVTEAAQPEVDVIAEVENS, from the coding sequence GTGAGAGCCAAGAAGATAGCATTAGTGGTGGGTATGCTACTGGGTGTTGCTGGGTGTCAAAGCACGCCGGCGGATCAAAGTGGTACGAGCCAAGCAACGAATAAGGATGTTCAAGCGTCCGTTGAAGTACGTTCGTTTGATTCTATTCAAACAACCTACACAGAATGGGAAACTAAGCTAGAAGAGCACTCACAATACGCACTGTATGCACCTGAAAACTACAAAGAGTTGTTAGGTGCGTGGGCAGATGCGCAAGAGATTTATGCAGACATCGCAAAAGACCAAACATTGATCGCAGACAGTTACTCTATCTTCTCAAGCCAAACATATGCGCAGGCGTTTGATGAGAAAATAGAAACGGTGCAATCAAACTATGAAGCGATTCTGGTGCTAAAAGATAAAGCGGACCAAGTGCTGGCAGACTCTATTGCACAAATGGATTACTTGAAGCTATTGGGCGCAGATACGATGTTTAAGTCAAACTACAAGCGTCTGTATTCTGAATACACCGAGTTATTCAACTATGTATTAGTGGATGAGTTGGAAGATGCTCAAGAAGCGCAGGTAGAGTTTTTGAACAATGCGCGTGTACTTGAAGTAAAAGTGGCACATAAGAAGTACATTGTTCCTCTAAAAGAGAAGTTAGAGCTGCTTGAAGATGAAGACTTCCACGAAGTCGTGCCATTAACTTTTGCTAAAGCAACCTCCCAAATTGAACTGGCTGAAAGCAAAGTTAAGGCGACACCACGCGAGAAATCGATCATTCAAGATGCCATTGCTGCCGCAGAATTTGAGCTTAACCATGTACGCAGTGTGGCTCACGAAGTAAAACTGCTCGCAAGCATCAAAGACGACAAGTTCGAACAAGCGGTATTAAATGCTGAAAATCAGCTGCTGAATATTTCTAAAGCGGTTAATGAACAAGATTACCGTGATGTGGGACTGCGTCTTCAATCAGAAAAGATTGTTGCTAGCATCAAAAAGTTAAAGAGTTCAGATCTTACTTCAGAGCTTACCCAAGAGATCGAGTCTCTGACGGCAAAACTGGCTAAGTTAGAAACTGAAAATCAACAACAAGCTCAACAGCTCATTGATACCAATAAACAAAGTGAGTTATTGACTGAACAGGTTTCAAAAAGTGATGCACATATTAAGAGTCTTGAAGACTTGGTATCAAGTTTGAAGATGCAGGCAAATGGAGCATCAGCCGAGTCTACTGCTAAGCCTGCCGTTGAAGCAGAGTCTGAACCAGTAACTGAGGCAGCGCAACCAGAGGTTGACGTTATCGCGGAAGTTGAAAACTCGTAG
- the focA gene encoding formate transporter FocA, translating into MNLNQFDSLLPPQMAERAADIGVGKATKDPIKSFLLAISAGIHIGIAFVFYTIVTTGAGDLPWGITRLIGGLAFSLGLILVVVTGGELFTSSVLTLVARASGKISWKTLIKNWATVYIGNLIGALLLVACMLLTKQYMFDHGQVGLNAMAISQHKLHHDFIQAVALGIMCNVLVCIAVWMTFSGRTLTDKIAVMILPVAMFVSAGFEHCIANMFQVPLAIGIKTFAPAEFWTMTGANPADYVDLNMMDFLVNNLLPVTLGNIIGGGIFVGMWYWLIYLRD; encoded by the coding sequence ATGAACCTAAATCAATTTGACTCATTATTACCGCCTCAAATGGCTGAGCGCGCTGCAGATATCGGCGTAGGCAAAGCAACTAAAGATCCAATCAAATCTTTCTTATTGGCAATCTCTGCTGGCATTCATATTGGTATCGCCTTTGTTTTCTATACCATAGTGACAACAGGAGCAGGGGACTTGCCTTGGGGTATTACTCGTTTGATTGGTGGTCTTGCCTTTAGTTTGGGTCTTATCTTAGTGGTTGTAACCGGTGGTGAACTATTTACCAGTTCAGTGCTTACGCTGGTGGCGAGAGCAAGTGGAAAGATTTCATGGAAAACGTTAATCAAAAACTGGGCGACCGTTTATATCGGTAACCTGATTGGTGCACTGCTGCTGGTCGCTTGTATGCTTTTAACCAAGCAGTACATGTTTGATCATGGCCAGGTTGGTTTGAATGCAATGGCCATTTCTCAGCACAAACTTCACCATGATTTTATTCAAGCCGTAGCGCTTGGCATTATGTGTAACGTGCTGGTCTGTATTGCAGTGTGGATGACATTTAGCGGCCGAACTCTTACTGATAAGATCGCCGTAATGATTCTACCTGTCGCGATGTTTGTTTCAGCAGGTTTTGAACACTGTATTGCGAACATGTTCCAAGTCCCATTAGCGATCGGTATTAAAACTTTTGCACCTGCGGAATTTTGGACCATGACAGGGGCCAATCCAGCAGATTATGTAGACTTAAATATGATGGACTTTTTGGTCAATAACCTACTGCCTGTGACACTAGGTAATATCATCGGTGGTGGTATCTTTGTCGGTATGTGGTATTGGTTGATCTATCTGCGTGATTGA
- a CDS encoding YdcF family protein — protein sequence MPSMTKLHRAIDTLWNYMKVGDTPSKSDCIFVLCSNDTRVAEYAAELFKQGLAPYIVFSGGVGRFTEGQFNRSEAETFATIARDCGVPDSAIIVETKASNTGENVRFTYDLLKSQGDIPKRLTLVQKPFMEKRTYATFKQQWPDKDAQITVTSQWLHWVDYFNEELPLEMVLGALIADFERIKEYPTLGFQIALPIPGNVEFAYQQLKKVGFEA from the coding sequence ATGCCCTCGATGACTAAATTACACCGAGCCATTGATACTTTATGGAACTACATGAAGGTCGGGGATACGCCTTCAAAGTCCGACTGTATATTTGTTTTGTGTAGCAACGATACCCGTGTTGCTGAGTACGCCGCAGAACTTTTTAAGCAAGGGCTCGCCCCCTATATTGTTTTTTCAGGTGGCGTGGGACGGTTTACCGAGGGACAGTTCAATCGTAGCGAAGCCGAAACCTTTGCCACTATAGCTCGTGACTGCGGTGTTCCCGACTCAGCAATTATCGTGGAAACGAAGGCAAGCAACACCGGAGAGAACGTTCGCTTTACCTATGACTTGCTAAAAAGCCAAGGCGACATTCCTAAACGACTGACCCTAGTTCAAAAGCCGTTTATGGAGAAACGAACCTACGCAACCTTCAAACAGCAGTGGCCGGATAAAGACGCACAAATCACCGTGACTTCTCAATGGCTACATTGGGTGGACTACTTCAATGAAGAGCTACCCTTAGAGATGGTGTTAGGTGCTTTAATCGCGGACTTTGAGCGTATAAAAGAATACCCCACATTGGGTTTCCAAATTGCCCTTCCCATTCCAGGTAATGTTGAATTTGCCTACCAACAACTCAAGAAAGTGGGATTCGAGGCTTGA
- the torC gene encoding pentaheme c-type cytochrome TorC translates to MKSFLVKLWRTMTRPAVHISLGVLTMGGFIAGVIFWGGFNTALEATNTEEFCISCHTMRDNVYVELQDTVHWKNTSGVRATCPDCHVPHEWTAKIARKMQASKEVFAQVFGDLDTPEKFEARRIELAKHEWDRFSANKSLECKNCHNYDSMDFDNMRPTARIQMKNAAERDQSCVDCHKGIAHNLPLDMESASGIVGELEQVAGSTSYANGSDVISIRHLPMYTDETATVEAGLLSPASKVAVIDEKGDMIKVQIDGWRKAKGFGRVIQEDFGMNISTAILTKEVSQSDVITVGEKKEDELTGLPWEEVNLALWMKKESMVDNFDPIWDAAGQAYQSNCSTCHSQPDEAHFSANGWVGMLDGMIAFVNFDTDTEALVLKYLQKHSSDFSEGHH, encoded by the coding sequence ATGAAGTCATTTTTAGTTAAACTGTGGCGCACAATGACACGCCCTGCAGTACACATCAGCCTTGGTGTACTAACCATGGGTGGTTTTATCGCGGGTGTTATCTTCTGGGGTGGTTTCAACACTGCACTAGAAGCAACCAACACTGAAGAATTCTGTATCAGCTGTCACACCATGCGTGACAATGTATACGTAGAACTACAAGACACGGTTCACTGGAAAAACACATCTGGTGTTCGTGCAACTTGTCCTGACTGTCACGTACCTCACGAATGGACAGCTAAAATCGCTCGTAAGATGCAAGCATCTAAAGAAGTATTCGCACAAGTTTTCGGTGACCTAGATACACCTGAAAAATTCGAAGCACGTCGTATCGAGTTGGCAAAACACGAATGGGATCGTTTCTCTGCAAACAAATCTCTAGAGTGTAAAAACTGTCACAACTACGACTCAATGGACTTCGACAACATGCGTCCTACTGCGCGTATTCAAATGAAGAATGCAGCGGAACGTGACCAAAGCTGTGTTGACTGTCACAAAGGTATTGCACACAACCTTCCATTAGATATGGAATCGGCAAGTGGTATCGTTGGTGAGCTTGAGCAAGTTGCAGGCAGCACTTCTTACGCGAACGGTTCTGACGTAATCTCAATTCGTCATCTACCAATGTACACAGACGAAACAGCAACAGTTGAAGCGGGTCTATTAAGCCCAGCAAGTAAAGTTGCAGTGATCGACGAAAAAGGCGACATGATCAAGGTTCAGATCGATGGCTGGCGTAAAGCGAAAGGCTTCGGTCGTGTAATCCAAGAAGATTTCGGTATGAACATCTCTACTGCAATCTTGACCAAAGAAGTGTCTCAAAGCGACGTTATCACTGTTGGTGAGAAGAAAGAAGATGAGCTAACAGGTCTTCCATGGGAAGAAGTTAACCTAGCACTATGGATGAAGAAAGAGTCTATGGTTGATAACTTCGATCCAATCTGGGATGCAGCAGGTCAGGCTTACCAGTCTAACTGTTCAACGTGTCACTCACAGCCAGATGAAGCACACTTTAGTGCGAACGGTTGGGTAGGCATGCTAGATGGTATGATCGCATTCGTTAACTTCGACACTGATACAGAAGCACTTGTTCTTAAGTATCTACAGAAGCACTCATCAGATTTTTCTGAAGGCCATCACTAA
- a CDS encoding NAD-dependent epimerase/dehydratase family protein → MASILVLGAGWVGAPLADHLGRHGHSVVATKTSPQGVEELEQQQMHGVEFCFSETEDTVSKLYSLLLENNIEIVIGSFPPGFRKGSGHAYAKHWQQLVAASQKANIKKLIMVSSTTVYPEKPGTIEENDASLSIASSSSTYPFSDNAKIMLTAEQSVIDSGIDYTILRFSGLIGPNRHPSRFASKLKQVSSQAPANMLHLDDAIRGVDFAITQLHNQVVNVTTPNTVSKAEFYAAALKSANSKEPLPPVVDTPDKRVSSEKILSLGFSFKYNSTLDALDD, encoded by the coding sequence ATGGCATCTATACTCGTTCTAGGAGCTGGTTGGGTTGGTGCACCCTTGGCGGATCATTTAGGTCGCCATGGACACAGCGTTGTAGCAACAAAAACGAGCCCTCAAGGTGTGGAAGAGCTTGAACAGCAGCAAATGCATGGGGTGGAGTTCTGCTTTAGTGAAACTGAAGACACCGTTTCAAAGCTCTATTCCCTGCTGCTTGAGAATAACATCGAGATCGTGATTGGTAGTTTTCCGCCGGGGTTTAGAAAAGGCTCAGGGCATGCTTACGCCAAGCATTGGCAACAATTAGTCGCAGCGAGTCAAAAAGCCAATATCAAAAAGCTGATCATGGTGAGCTCTACGACGGTTTATCCAGAGAAGCCCGGAACTATCGAAGAGAATGATGCATCGCTATCAATCGCATCTTCGTCTTCAACTTACCCCTTTTCTGACAACGCAAAGATAATGCTAACCGCAGAACAGTCTGTCATCGACTCAGGTATCGATTACACCATATTGCGCTTTAGTGGTTTGATTGGACCCAATCGCCACCCATCTCGTTTTGCCAGCAAGCTAAAACAAGTGAGCTCTCAGGCTCCAGCTAATATGCTTCACTTAGATGATGCCATTCGCGGAGTCGATTTTGCAATCACGCAGCTGCACAACCAAGTTGTTAATGTCACAACACCGAATACCGTGAGTAAAGCTGAGTTCTATGCCGCGGCATTAAAGAGCGCTAATAGCAAAGAGCCTCTTCCTCCGGTTGTCGACACACCGGATAAAAGAGTCTCATCAGAAAAGATTCTTAGCCTAGGCTTCTCGTTCAAATACAACTCAACCTTGGATGCCCTCGATGACTAA
- a CDS encoding thymidine kinase: MAQMYFYYSAMNAGKSTTLLQSSFNYQERGMTPVIFTAALDDRYGVGKVSSRIGLQSEAQLFKADTDLFQAIAALNEEEKRHCVLIDECQFLSKEQVYQLTEVVDKLHIPVLCYGLRTDFLGELFEGSKYLLSWADKLVELKTICHCGRKANMVIRTDEHGVAIAEGDQVAIGGNDKYVSVCRLHYKEALGK; this comes from the coding sequence GTGGCTCAGATGTATTTTTACTACTCGGCGATGAATGCGGGTAAATCAACAACGCTCTTACAGTCTTCTTTTAATTATCAAGAGCGTGGCATGACCCCGGTTATCTTTACTGCAGCGTTAGATGATCGTTATGGTGTTGGCAAAGTGAGCTCGCGTATCGGTCTCCAGTCGGAAGCGCAGTTGTTCAAGGCAGATACAGATCTGTTCCAAGCGATTGCTGCACTGAATGAAGAAGAGAAACGCCACTGTGTATTGATTGATGAGTGTCAGTTCTTGTCGAAAGAGCAGGTTTACCAGCTTACAGAAGTGGTTGATAAGCTGCATATCCCTGTTCTGTGCTATGGCTTGCGAACGGATTTTCTTGGCGAACTGTTTGAAGGCAGTAAATACCTACTATCTTGGGCAGATAAGTTGGTTGAACTGAAAACCATTTGTCACTGTGGTCGCAAAGCAAACATGGTGATTCGTACTGACGAACATGGTGTTGCGATTGCCGAAGGGGATCAGGTTGCAATTGGCGGCAACGATAAATACGTCTCTGTCTGTCGTCTGCACTACAAAGAAGCATTGGGTAAGTAA
- a CDS encoding TIGR02647 family protein yields the protein MKYTTEHIADLNLLLQFDVSSAATGIKVHQEASTEMKEAVQRLFDKGLCTQPDGGYLTDEGIETAERADKLLRILK from the coding sequence ATGAAGTACACCACTGAACACATTGCAGATTTAAACCTTCTTCTTCAGTTCGATGTAAGCAGCGCTGCGACGGGCATTAAAGTACATCAAGAAGCTTCTACGGAAATGAAAGAAGCAGTACAACGTTTGTTCGACAAAGGCCTTTGTACTCAGCCAGACGGCGGTTACCTCACTGATGAGGGTATAGAAACTGCAGAGCGTGCAGATAAGCTATTACGCATTTTAAAATAA
- the cysS gene encoding cysteine--tRNA ligase: MLKIYNTLTRQKEEFKPITAGKVGMYVCGVTIYDLCHIGHGRTFVSFDVVSRYLRYLGYDLTFVRNITDIDDKIIKRANENGESCDSLTERLIGEMHADFDALNMKRPDVEPRATEFITEIIELVETLIARGFAYVASNGDVMFEVKKFDEYGKLSKQDLDQLQAGARVDIESAKRSPLDFVLWKMSKPGEPTWESPWGPGRPGWHIECSAMNSSILGNHFDIHGGGSDLQFPHHENEIAQSCCAHGTDYVNTWMHSGMVMVDKEKMSKSLGNFFTIRDVLGHYDAETVRYFLMSGHYRSQLNYSEDNLNQARSALERLYTSLRGLDLTVAPAGGEEYVTRFTTAMNDDFNTPEAYSVLFDMAREVNRLKTENLEKASELGALMRELADVIGILHQDPEAFLQGGAGDDDEVAEIEGLIKLRNDSRASKDWANADLARDKLNELGIILEDGPEGTTWRRK, from the coding sequence ATGTTGAAGATATATAACACACTCACAAGACAGAAAGAGGAATTCAAACCAATTACAGCTGGCAAAGTCGGCATGTATGTCTGTGGGGTAACCATTTACGATCTCTGTCACATCGGTCATGGCCGTACTTTCGTCTCTTTTGACGTTGTGTCTCGTTACTTACGTTATTTGGGCTATGACCTAACATTTGTTCGTAACATCACTGACATTGATGACAAAATCATCAAGCGTGCAAACGAAAATGGTGAATCTTGTGACTCACTAACAGAGCGCCTAATCGGTGAAATGCACGCGGACTTTGACGCGCTAAACATGAAGCGTCCTGACGTTGAACCTCGCGCAACTGAATTCATTACTGAGATCATTGAGTTGGTTGAGACTCTGATTGCTCGCGGCTTTGCTTACGTGGCAAGCAATGGCGATGTCATGTTCGAGGTTAAGAAGTTTGACGAATACGGTAAGCTATCTAAGCAAGACCTTGATCAGCTTCAAGCTGGTGCTCGTGTTGATATTGAATCAGCAAAACGTAGCCCACTCGATTTCGTACTTTGGAAAATGTCTAAGCCGGGTGAACCTACATGGGAATCACCATGGGGTCCAGGTCGTCCAGGGTGGCACATTGAGTGTTCAGCGATGAACTCTTCAATCCTAGGTAATCATTTCGACATTCATGGCGGCGGTTCTGATCTGCAGTTCCCACACCACGAGAATGAAATCGCGCAATCTTGCTGTGCACATGGTACTGACTATGTAAACACATGGATGCACAGTGGCATGGTGATGGTCGACAAAGAGAAAATGTCTAAATCTCTAGGTAACTTCTTCACGATTCGTGACGTACTAGGTCACTACGATGCAGAAACGGTTCGTTACTTCCTAATGTCTGGCCACTACCGCAGCCAGCTAAACTACAGCGAAGACAACTTGAACCAAGCTCGTTCTGCGCTTGAGCGTCTGTACACATCGTTACGTGGTCTTGACCTAACGGTAGCTCCTGCAGGTGGCGAAGAGTATGTGACTCGCTTTACTACAGCGATGAATGACGACTTCAACACACCAGAGGCTTACTCAGTACTGTTTGACATGGCACGTGAAGTGAACCGTCTGAAGACTGAAAACCTAGAAAAAGCGAGTGAGCTTGGCGCGCTAATGCGTGAACTGGCTGACGTAATTGGCATTCTTCATCAAGATCCAGAAGCCTTCCTTCAAGGTGGTGCAGGAGATGACGATGAAGTGGCTGAGATCGAAGGTCTAATCAAACTGCGTAACGATTCTCGTGCTTCTAAAGATTGGGCAAATGCTGACTTGGCACGTGATAAGCTTAACGAGCTAGGTATTATCCTAGAAGACGGTCCAGAAGGTACCACTTGGCGTCGTAAGTAA
- a CDS encoding ABC transporter permease, giving the protein MQDVIDISWWQLLLFSSLLILPIGINHHFKLGLAREASISIVRMATQLFLVGLYLEYLFELDSIWINLLWLSTMIVIGASSIVEKAKLPRKLLLLPIATGLSVTCIPIVLFICFYIIKPTPLFGAQYLIPIAGMLLGNSLSSNIVALQNLFGAFETQKSEYEAAIALGASPMYASAPFVRNAMQRAMSPIMASMATTGLVTLPGMMTGQILGGASPMIAIKYQLMIMLAIFIMMSTSLAVALKLSLKATLTKEGRVKAKIKNNT; this is encoded by the coding sequence ATGCAAGACGTTATCGATATCTCATGGTGGCAGTTATTACTCTTTAGTTCGCTACTGATTCTTCCCATTGGCATTAATCATCACTTCAAACTCGGTCTCGCTCGAGAAGCCAGTATCAGCATTGTTCGAATGGCGACCCAGCTATTCCTCGTGGGTTTGTATCTTGAGTATCTATTTGAGCTCGATAGCATCTGGATTAACCTTCTTTGGTTGAGCACTATGATCGTCATCGGAGCGAGTTCGATTGTTGAGAAAGCAAAGCTACCAAGAAAGCTACTCTTGTTACCCATTGCAACTGGATTGTCCGTTACGTGCATCCCTATCGTGCTTTTCATCTGCTTCTATATCATCAAACCGACCCCACTATTTGGCGCTCAATACTTGATCCCTATCGCTGGCATGTTACTCGGTAATAGCTTAAGCAGTAATATTGTGGCGTTGCAGAACTTGTTTGGTGCGTTTGAAACTCAGAAGTCGGAATATGAAGCTGCAATAGCATTGGGAGCCTCTCCAATGTACGCATCAGCTCCGTTTGTAAGAAATGCGATGCAGAGGGCTATGTCCCCAATAATGGCCTCTATGGCGACCACAGGGCTCGTTACCCTTCCAGGTATGATGACGGGGCAAATTCTGGGAGGCGCCTCTCCTATGATTGCCATTAAGTATCAATTGATGATCATGCTCGCGATCTTCATCATGATGAGTACCTCATTAGCCGTCGCTTTGAAACTTTCACTAAAAGCGACGCTAACCAAAGAAGGGCGAGTGAAAGCAAAGATCAAAAATAATACTTGA
- a CDS encoding peptidylprolyl isomerase: MIILHTNFGDIKVQLNEEKAPETSANFLQYCRDGFYDNTLFHRVIDGFMIQGGGMTSGLKEKATRATIKNEANNGLSNKVGTLAMARTMEPHSASSQFFINVNDNKFLDFRSESLDGWGYCVFAEVVEGMDIVNQIKGVSTGSMGMHQDVPLEEVIITGTTIEA, translated from the coding sequence ATGATCATCCTTCACACAAATTTTGGTGACATCAAAGTTCAACTAAACGAAGAAAAAGCACCAGAAACAAGCGCAAACTTTCTACAGTATTGCCGTGACGGTTTCTACGACAACACACTATTCCACCGTGTTATCGATGGTTTCATGATTCAAGGCGGCGGCATGACTTCTGGCCTTAAAGAAAAAGCAACTCGCGCAACTATCAAGAACGAAGCAAACAACGGCCTAAGCAACAAAGTAGGCACACTTGCAATGGCTCGTACAATGGAACCACATTCTGCAAGCTCTCAGTTCTTCATCAACGTTAACGACAACAAATTCCTAGATTTCCGTAGCGAAAGCCTAGACGGTTGGGGTTACTGTGTATTCGCTGAAGTTGTTGAAGGCATGGACATAGTAAACCAAATTAAAGGTGTTAGCACTGGTTCTATGGGTATGCACCAAGATGTACCACTAGAAGAAGTGATCATCACTGGTACAACAATCGAAGCTTAA
- the lpxH gene encoding UDP-2,3-diacylglucosamine diphosphatase, translating to MKTYFISDLHLTPSRPDITECFFTFMKNEAVEADALYVLGDLFEFWIGDDDTSDFARSIRQAFIDLVALGVPCYFTQGNRDFLVGKRFAKQTGVKLLDEVEVIDIYGQQAVVLHGDTLCTDDVKYLAFREKVHQPWLQWVFNRIPFFIKKRIVSKVQSDIKDDKQTKSLDIMDVTQSEVEKVMKDNQVDLMIHGHTHRPNVHRFTNADNQEQTRIVLGDWYTQGSVLVVTPEGFELQSREFSNRFHN from the coding sequence ATGAAAACATATTTTATCTCAGATCTGCACCTCACCCCTTCTCGACCAGACATTACTGAGTGCTTCTTTACGTTCATGAAAAATGAAGCGGTAGAAGCCGATGCACTCTATGTACTAGGCGATCTTTTTGAATTCTGGATCGGAGATGATGATACCAGCGACTTTGCACGATCCATTCGTCAGGCATTTATCGATTTAGTCGCTCTAGGTGTTCCTTGTTACTTCACACAGGGGAATAGAGATTTCCTGGTCGGCAAGCGATTCGCCAAACAAACAGGCGTTAAGCTACTCGACGAAGTAGAAGTCATAGACATTTACGGACAGCAAGCGGTCGTTCTCCACGGCGACACACTGTGCACCGACGATGTTAAGTACCTCGCATTCAGAGAAAAAGTCCACCAGCCATGGCTACAATGGGTGTTCAACCGAATTCCTTTCTTCATTAAAAAGAGGATTGTTTCCAAAGTACAATCTGACATCAAAGACGATAAGCAGACAAAATCACTCGATATCATGGATGTTACCCAATCCGAAGTAGAAAAGGTGATGAAGGATAACCAGGTAGACCTGATGATTCACGGGCATACACACCGACCTAACGTTCACCGTTTTACAAATGCTGATAATCAGGAACAAACTCGCATCGTGCTTGGTGATTGGTATACCCAAGGTTCTGTTTTGGTAGTAACACCAGAAGGATTTGAATTGCAATCGAGAGAGTTTAGCAACCGATTTCATAACTAA
- the torE gene encoding trimethylamine N-oxide reductase system protein TorE: MSDVNKIETGEKRSLEWKSFLFIAVVLFPVLSVAFVGGYGFLVWALQVFVFGPPGAHGGM; encoded by the coding sequence ATGAGTGATGTTAATAAAATTGAAACTGGCGAAAAACGCTCGTTGGAGTGGAAGTCATTCCTCTTCATCGCAGTGGTTCTCTTTCCTGTATTGAGTGTTGCTTTTGTAGGCGGCTACGGCTTCTTAGTTTGGGCGCTTCAAGTGTTCGTTTTCGGACCTCCAGGTGCTCACGGCGGCATGTAA
- a CDS encoding EAL and HDOD domain-containing protein, which translates to MKYSYVARQPILDIDKKTIGYELLFRDGPKNTFPEVEPELATSRLLSDHFLSTHYNTLGDKLGFVNFPYASLVNLVPTLFPKESLVVEILEDCEPTDELLEAIKTIYDAGYTIALDDFVPSKAWKRFLPYVSIIKFDIRLVPIAKASMFMSTMRDLDIKFLAEKVETHEEYEQAKAAGFSYFQGYFFSKPEMIQTRALNPAFLTTIQLCKEIANEPIDFNEVERLITLDVTLSYKLLTYVNSAGGATTTIRSFRQALVYLGEQKLRKFVSLVAIASAKEDKPDSLYGLAVIRARQCELLIEKMRVKEEPGQAFLTGMFSLLDSLLDQPLQEVLNAVPIDEEIKQALVNRKGVLGAVLAMVVAYEQARWDEATRIRNLLKLTEAQLGQTYDEATNWAQDLLSPVTV; encoded by the coding sequence GTGAAATATTCATACGTAGCACGCCAGCCAATACTTGATATTGATAAAAAAACCATAGGTTACGAGTTACTTTTTAGAGACGGCCCAAAAAATACGTTTCCAGAAGTAGAGCCTGAGCTTGCTACCAGTCGCTTACTGTCTGACCATTTCTTGTCTACCCACTACAATACGCTCGGGGACAAGCTCGGTTTTGTTAATTTCCCATACGCCAGCTTAGTTAATCTTGTACCTACGCTTTTCCCGAAAGAGAGCTTAGTAGTTGAGATACTTGAAGACTGTGAGCCGACGGATGAGCTGCTAGAGGCTATCAAAACCATCTACGACGCGGGCTATACCATCGCTCTGGATGACTTTGTACCGAGCAAGGCTTGGAAACGCTTCCTCCCTTACGTCTCGATCATTAAGTTTGACATCCGACTTGTACCAATCGCAAAGGCTTCGATGTTCATGAGCACGATGCGTGATCTCGACATTAAATTCCTCGCTGAAAAAGTCGAAACACACGAAGAGTATGAGCAAGCAAAAGCGGCAGGTTTTAGTTACTTCCAAGGTTATTTCTTTAGCAAGCCGGAGATGATTCAAACGCGTGCGTTGAACCCTGCATTTTTGACCACAATTCAATTGTGCAAAGAGATCGCCAACGAGCCAATCGACTTCAACGAAGTTGAACGCCTGATCACCTTAGACGTCACCTTATCTTACAAGCTACTGACTTACGTAAACTCTGCCGGCGGTGCGACGACAACCATTCGTTCGTTCCGACAAGCGCTGGTGTATCTAGGTGAACAAAAATTGCGTAAGTTCGTCTCTTTGGTCGCGATTGCATCGGCTAAAGAAGATAAGCCTGACTCTCTATATGGACTAGCAGTAATTCGAGCTCGACAATGTGAGCTGCTGATCGAAAAAATGCGCGTTAAAGAGGAACCCGGACAAGCATTCCTAACCGGTATGTTCTCTCTTTTAGATTCCCTACTCGACCAACCTCTGCAAGAAGTATTAAACGCAGTACCTATCGACGAAGAGATCAAGCAAGCTCTAGTAAACCGAAAAGGCGTACTAGGAGCGGTACTCGCCATGGTTGTCGCCTATGAGCAAGCTCGCTGGGATGAAGCGACACGTATTCGCAACTTATTAAAACTGACAGAGGCTCAATTGGGCCAAACTTATGATGAGGCAACCAACTGGGCGCAAGATCTGCTTTCGCCAGTGACGGTATAA